ATTAAAGAAGGTCTGAATACACAAAGGTATAAGGGAATTGTCACTGTATACGAACCACCCACACTGCTCGCTGTAAAACTGGCCCACCCTGCACATCGGATCGAAGTCACTTATGAATTAACTTCGCTCGGCAGAAAAACGAAACTGGACTATCACTGCGAGTTGGAGTTCGCCTCATTTTACTACCGCTGCATGGGTCTCTTATTCAGCTGGTTCACGAAGCGGATCCTGAAATCACAGGTGGCAAAGCTGAAGGAACTGGCGGAGCAGGAATCGGTCCGACGTGCCCCGCCGGTGAAATGACCGCTATTTCTTCTTGACCTTGTCTTTTTTTCTGGCTGCCAGCTCTGAAGGAGTTTCGGGGCCCAGATGATAGAGTCGCGCTGTCTTGTCAAAGCAGGCCACACACATCCGCAGGCCGTCAGGATGGAAATCCAGATCGTAAGGTACGCTTTTGACCTTTTCCGATGCGAAAGGCTTGTCTTCCCCGAGTTTCCAGAACCAGATCATACCCGACGAATTTCCCCCCGCGGCTGCGATGAAATCATTTTCAGGATGAAAGCGGACTCCCCAGCAGGTTCCTTTAAAATTATCATCGGGTGTCATGACCGCCAGTCGCTTACCGGTCGCCCAGTCAAACAGAATTACGGTTGGCACCCCAATGCCGGCGAAGGCATTTGAAACTTCACCGATTCCACTAATGGCAAAGTATTTGCCATCCCGGCTGATATCCATTCCCCGTACCCCGCCGATATGCCCGTGAAATGTCGTATCGTATTTGTAAATCGCACTCCCGTCGAAATCACGCACCAGATCTCCGGTTTCGACATCCCACTGTTTGAGATTC
The sequence above is a segment of the Gimesia algae genome. Coding sequences within it:
- a CDS encoding SRPBCC family protein; this encodes MEIAHHQEIIAPVEVVFSYLNDDEKMKLWMQGLESIEYPKGKKPGYKVGAKFIHTIKEGLNTQRYKGIVTVYEPPTLLAVKLAHPAHRIEVTYELTSLGRKTKLDYHCELEFASFYYRCMGLLFSWFTKRILKSQVAKLKELAEQESVRRAPPVK